In one Aromatoleum aromaticum EbN1 genomic region, the following are encoded:
- a CDS encoding ISAs1-like element ISAzo3 family transposase, which yields MKTGQLMPVSEVFVSVPDPRSKRQARHDLSELLTVAVCAVLCGANDFVDVALWGKSNLAWLRKFLKLKAGVPSHDTFCRVLAMIDPAAFEAAFLRWVGVLVPALAPDSVVAIDGKTSRRSGGKDTSGPLHMVSAFAAGMGLVLGQRAIDQKSNEITAIPELLAMLALEGTIVTIDAMGTQAAIARTIRSRGADYVLCVKDNHPTLTDSILLTLAGVAEKIAPASHFEEQTKGHGRVEVRRCWAYDAVSQLYKSEQWAGLQSFALVERERTVDGKTSVERHYYISSLPADAARIAQAVRSHWAVENQLHWSLDVQFNDDQSRVRRGYAANNFVVLRHIVLNLLRHNTTRKASIKSKRLLACMEDDFREELLGLAI from the coding sequence ATGAAGACAGGCCAGTTGATGCCCGTGAGCGAAGTGTTCGTGTCGGTACCCGACCCGCGCAGCAAGCGTCAGGCCCGGCACGATCTGTCCGAGTTGCTGACGGTGGCGGTGTGCGCGGTGCTGTGCGGGGCGAACGATTTCGTGGATGTGGCGCTGTGGGGCAAGTCCAACCTGGCCTGGCTGCGCAAGTTCCTGAAGCTCAAGGCGGGCGTGCCCTCGCATGACACGTTCTGCCGGGTGCTCGCGATGATCGATCCCGCGGCCTTCGAGGCGGCCTTTCTGCGCTGGGTGGGCGTGCTGGTGCCGGCGCTGGCGCCGGACAGCGTGGTGGCCATCGATGGCAAGACCAGTCGGCGCAGTGGCGGCAAGGATACGTCGGGGCCGTTGCACATGGTCAGCGCCTTTGCCGCCGGGATGGGTCTGGTGCTGGGGCAGCGCGCCATCGATCAGAAGAGCAACGAGATCACGGCGATTCCCGAGTTGCTCGCCATGCTGGCGCTCGAAGGCACCATCGTCACGATCGATGCGATGGGCACCCAGGCAGCGATTGCCCGCACCATCCGTAGTCGTGGCGCAGACTACGTGTTGTGCGTCAAAGACAACCACCCCACGCTGACCGACTCGATTCTGCTCACCCTGGCCGGCGTGGCGGAAAAGATCGCGCCGGCTTCGCATTTCGAAGAACAAACCAAGGGCCACGGCCGCGTGGAGGTGCGCCGCTGCTGGGCCTATGATGCGGTCAGCCAGTTGTACAAGTCCGAGCAGTGGGCCGGGCTGCAATCGTTTGCGCTCGTCGAGCGCGAACGCACCGTCGACGGCAAGACCAGCGTCGAGCGCCATTACTACATCAGTTCCCTGCCCGCAGATGCCGCCAGAATCGCGCAGGCCGTGCGCAGCCACTGGGCGGTCGAAAATCAGCTTCACTGGTCGCTCGATGTGCAGTTCAACGATGATCAGTCCCGTGTGCGCCGAGGCTATGCGGCCAACAACTTCGTGGTGCTGCGCCACATCGTACTGAACCTGCTGCGCCACAACACCACCCGCAAGGCCAGCATCAAGTCCAAGCGACTGCTCGCCTGCATGGAGGATGACTTTCGCGAAGAGTTACTTGGGTTGGCCATTTGA
- a CDS encoding helix-turn-helix domain-containing protein, with amino-acid sequence MSEQRYSSVWDAIEDTPSEAENMKLRSQLMMALKDHITRTEMSQSQAAKLFGVTQPRVSDLMRGKISLFGLDALVNMAAAAGLHVEMRVLQAA; translated from the coding sequence ATGAGCGAGCAACGATACTCCAGCGTTTGGGACGCCATTGAGGACACGCCGTCCGAGGCCGAAAACATGAAGCTGCGGTCTCAGCTGATGATGGCACTCAAGGATCACATCACCCGCACCGAAATGAGCCAGTCGCAGGCGGCCAAGCTGTTCGGTGTCACGCAGCCGCGCGTCTCCGACCTGATGCGCGGGAAGATCAGCCTGTTCGGCCTCGATGCCTTGGTGAACATGGCTGCCGCGGCTGGTCTGCACGTCGAAATGCGGGTACTTCAAGCTGCCTGA
- a CDS encoding type II toxin-antitoxin system RelE/ParE family toxin — protein MINPKPVEFLGSSLDDLRAFPLAARREAGHQIDQVQRGREPDDWKPMSTVGQCVREIRIRDVSGAFRIIYVAKITDAVYVLHCFQKKTEKTSKADVDLAAKRYRDLVKELGQ, from the coding sequence ATGATTAATCCCAAGCCCGTCGAGTTCCTGGGAAGCTCCCTCGATGACCTACGCGCCTTTCCACTGGCTGCGCGACGCGAGGCCGGCCACCAGATCGACCAGGTGCAGAGGGGCCGCGAGCCCGACGACTGGAAGCCGATGAGCACCGTAGGCCAATGCGTTCGGGAGATTCGGATTCGGGACGTGAGTGGCGCGTTCCGGATCATCTATGTGGCGAAGATCACCGACGCCGTGTATGTGCTTCACTGCTTCCAGAAGAAGACGGAGAAGACCAGCAAGGCCGACGTGGATCTCGCCGCGAAGCGTTACCGCGACTTGGTGAAGGAGCTAGGGCAATGA
- a CDS encoding helix-turn-helix domain-containing protein — translation MKIIAPVAAQGLPCLPMQPDLFEAQTQWFHLFKAMIDSGDLARIPGSAVKVYLVIKAHTNYQTGCAFPKLETIATKSGISLAQVKREINVLEKYGYITKTRVGRRNEYRLREKVEIRADDGRPAAVATWDYLPSTVQRAVADLKNVLVSGDLGGARVVHIERLQVNVNHLHDNAVNFNVQEFMANLDQLPEELRNKLTACWSASRIRKNEGRE, via the coding sequence ATGAAGATCATCGCGCCCGTGGCGGCGCAGGGGCTTCCGTGCTTACCGATGCAGCCCGATCTGTTCGAAGCGCAAACGCAGTGGTTCCACCTCTTCAAGGCGATGATCGACAGCGGCGACCTGGCGCGCATCCCTGGCTCGGCGGTGAAGGTGTATCTGGTGATCAAGGCTCATACCAACTACCAGACGGGCTGTGCGTTCCCGAAGCTCGAAACCATCGCGACGAAGTCAGGCATCTCCCTCGCCCAGGTGAAACGCGAGATCAATGTCCTCGAGAAGTATGGGTACATCACGAAGACCAGGGTCGGCCGTCGGAACGAGTACCGGCTGCGGGAGAAGGTCGAAATCCGCGCCGACGACGGGCGACCGGCTGCCGTTGCGACGTGGGACTATCTGCCGAGTACCGTGCAGCGGGCCGTTGCGGATCTCAAGAACGTGCTGGTGAGCGGCGACCTCGGCGGCGCCAGAGTCGTCCACATCGAGCGATTGCAGGTCAATGTGAATCACCTTCACGACAACGCAGTGAACTTCAACGTGCAAGAGTTCATGGCCAACCTCGATCAACTACCGGAGGAACTCCGCAATAAGCTGACGGCATGTTGGTCGGCGAGTCGGATTCGCAAGAACGAAGGACGGGAATAG
- a CDS encoding L-threonylcarbamoyladenylate synthase: MTSADVAPAIPDNEIRRAAGLLHAGELVGMPTETVYGLAADALNVAAVGKIFAAKGRPADHPLIVHLPDAGHLARWAREIPDDAFALARAFWPGPLTLILKRQHSVPDALTGGQDTVGLRVPDHPVALALLQTFDSGIAAPSANRFGRISPTTAEHVRQELGDKIALILDGGPCVVGIESTILDLSRDTPQILRPGAISAEDIARVIGCPPRSRPIPTGEASAGDHRDGATGDGEPRVSGSLSAHYAPRTPLQMTAASQLAELAATLAAEGSRVAVLAYGCQDPQDARLIWRAAPLDAAGYAHALYANLRDLDACGADFIVVETPPATPDWQAVNDRLRRAAAGSGDADET, from the coding sequence ATGACGAGCGCTGACGTCGCTCCGGCGATCCCGGACAACGAGATCCGCCGCGCCGCAGGGCTGCTGCACGCAGGCGAACTCGTCGGCATGCCGACCGAGACGGTCTACGGGCTCGCCGCCGATGCGCTGAACGTTGCCGCGGTCGGCAAGATCTTCGCTGCGAAAGGCCGCCCCGCCGACCACCCGCTGATCGTCCACCTGCCCGATGCCGGCCATCTGGCGCGCTGGGCGCGCGAGATTCCGGACGACGCTTTCGCGCTCGCCCGCGCCTTCTGGCCCGGGCCGTTGACCCTGATCCTGAAGCGCCAGCACAGCGTGCCCGATGCCCTCACCGGCGGCCAGGACACGGTCGGCCTGCGCGTGCCGGACCACCCGGTCGCGCTCGCGCTGCTACAGACTTTCGATTCCGGCATCGCTGCGCCATCCGCCAACCGCTTCGGCCGAATCAGCCCGACGACCGCCGAGCACGTGCGGCAGGAACTCGGCGACAAGATCGCCCTGATCCTCGACGGCGGCCCGTGCGTGGTCGGCATCGAATCCACGATCCTCGACCTGTCACGCGACACACCGCAGATCCTGCGCCCCGGCGCGATTTCCGCTGAAGACATCGCCCGCGTGATCGGTTGCCCCCCGCGATCCCGCCCAATACCGACCGGCGAGGCCAGCGCCGGAGACCACAGGGACGGCGCCACCGGCGACGGCGAACCCCGCGTATCGGGCTCGCTGTCGGCACACTACGCGCCGCGCACACCACTGCAGATGACGGCCGCGTCGCAACTCGCCGAACTCGCGGCAACGCTCGCCGCCGAAGGAAGCCGTGTCGCGGTTCTGGCGTACGGCTGTCAGGACCCTCAGGATGCACGCTTGATCTGGCGCGCCGCCCCGCTCGACGCTGCCGGCTATGCGCACGCGCTCTACGCAAACCTGCGCGACCTCGATGCCTGCGGGGCCGATTTCATCGTCGTCGAAACTCCACCCGCCACCCCCGACTGGCAAGCGGTCAATGATCGCCTCCGACGCGCCGCGGCCGGCTCGGGCGACGCCGACGAAACTTGA